The following proteins are encoded in a genomic region of Natrarchaeobius halalkaliphilus:
- a CDS encoding translation initiation factor eIF-2B: MIDETVEQIQEMQTHSSSVVAIRATRALEDLTDREFATVEEYVRSLERNATVLRRANPSHATLQNAVRQVVEDVTTADLDSVEDAQNLTRERIDAVVSKVESGKRLAAENAATHLEDGATLLTHDYSSTVIGALEKATEAGKSFDVYVTEARPRYIGRKTARALAGIDGIDPTLITDSANGVYLEECDRVIVGMDCIVDETLYNRVGTLPIAATATQFDVPVTVLGSASKIISEGFVFENDFRSGIEVMSEPTEGFDVENPAYDATPVSLLESVITDDGRREF; encoded by the coding sequence ATGATCGATGAGACCGTCGAGCAGATCCAGGAGATGCAAACGCACAGCTCTTCGGTGGTCGCTATCCGTGCGACACGAGCCCTCGAGGACCTGACTGATCGGGAGTTTGCGACCGTCGAGGAGTACGTCCGCTCGCTCGAGCGAAACGCGACCGTTCTTCGCCGGGCGAATCCCTCACACGCCACGCTGCAGAACGCGGTTCGACAAGTCGTCGAGGACGTCACGACCGCGGATCTCGACAGCGTCGAGGACGCACAGAATCTGACGCGCGAGCGGATCGACGCCGTCGTCTCGAAGGTCGAATCCGGCAAACGTCTGGCCGCCGAGAACGCCGCAACACATCTCGAGGACGGGGCGACGCTGTTGACGCACGATTACTCCTCGACGGTGATCGGAGCCCTGGAGAAAGCGACCGAGGCTGGAAAATCCTTCGACGTCTACGTCACGGAAGCGCGCCCGCGCTACATCGGCCGCAAGACGGCACGGGCGCTCGCCGGAATCGACGGTATCGATCCGACGCTTATCACGGACAGCGCCAACGGCGTCTATCTCGAGGAGTGTGATCGGGTCATCGTCGGCATGGACTGTATCGTCGACGAGACGCTTTACAACCGCGTCGGAACGCTCCCGATCGCGGCGACGGCGACACAGTTCGACGTCCCCGTCACCGTGCTTGGGTCGGCTTCGAAGATCATCTCGGAGGGGTTCGTCTTCGAAAACGATTTTCGATCCGGTATCGAGGTCATGTCGGAACCCACAGAGGGCTTCGACGTGGAGAACCCCGCCTACGACGCGACACCGGTTTCGTTACTCGAGAGCGTGATTACCGACGACGGCAGACGGGAGTTCTGA
- a CDS encoding TIGR00341 family protein — MRLVQVFVPKGDLELVLETADATGLDYAVSEETSRGEFEALVSIPVPPAAVEPLLAELRAAGFDEDSYTVVTAAETIVSSRTDQLIGQFSGTRISREELQTRAEDLAPAASTYFVLLVVSTVIATAGLLLDSAATIIGAMVVAPLMGPALAASVGVVVDDGELATRGVLFQVTGLLATVLTAALIGWLLRGTVLLPPGFDITTVPQIRERITPNFLALFLALGSGVAGVVSLVRNVGSVLVGVAIAVALVPPAATAGLGIAWGHSIVVVTAGTLVLVNMLSINLTALIVLWLSGYRPHRRASVEHVYGRVRSRIVVLVVAIVVLSMVLGGVTYGTYQTAAVEHDVGTELEAMSDDPVFGDLRFQEVAVEYELIDVYTGTEPAVTVLVERPPGEQEPAGFADTVRERLEDATGGDLTVTVELVDTRRSG, encoded by the coding sequence ATGCGTCTCGTACAGGTATTCGTCCCGAAGGGTGATCTCGAACTCGTCCTCGAGACGGCCGACGCGACCGGCTTGGATTACGCCGTCTCCGAGGAGACCAGTCGAGGTGAGTTCGAAGCACTCGTTTCGATACCCGTTCCGCCGGCAGCCGTCGAACCGCTGCTCGCGGAGTTGCGTGCCGCCGGCTTCGACGAGGACTCGTATACGGTCGTCACCGCCGCTGAGACGATCGTATCGAGTCGAACCGATCAGCTGATCGGACAGTTCTCCGGAACCCGGATATCGCGGGAAGAGCTCCAGACGCGGGCCGAAGATCTCGCGCCGGCAGCGTCGACGTACTTCGTTCTCCTCGTCGTCAGTACGGTGATCGCGACCGCCGGATTGCTCCTCGACTCCGCCGCCACGATCATCGGGGCGATGGTCGTTGCGCCGCTTATGGGCCCGGCTTTGGCCGCCAGCGTCGGCGTGGTCGTCGACGACGGCGAACTCGCGACTCGAGGGGTTCTCTTTCAGGTGACCGGCCTGCTCGCGACGGTCCTGACGGCCGCCCTGATAGGGTGGCTGCTTCGAGGCACCGTTTTGCTTCCGCCCGGATTCGACATCACCACGGTTCCACAGATCAGAGAGCGAATCACTCCGAATTTCCTCGCGTTGTTTCTGGCGCTGGGATCCGGCGTCGCCGGCGTCGTCAGCCTCGTTCGTAACGTGGGCTCCGTCCTCGTCGGGGTGGCGATCGCCGTCGCCCTCGTTCCCCCCGCAGCGACCGCCGGGCTCGGGATCGCCTGGGGACACTCGATAGTCGTCGTCACCGCCGGGACGCTCGTTCTCGTCAACATGCTCTCGATCAACCTGACCGCGTTGATCGTCCTCTGGCTGTCGGGCTATCGTCCCCACCGAAGGGCGAGCGTCGAGCACGTCTACGGCCGAGTCAGATCGCGAATCGTCGTGTTGGTCGTCGCGATCGTCGTACTCTCGATGGTACTCGGCGGCGTCACGTACGGGACCTACCAGACCGCCGCAGTCGAACACGACGTCGGGACCGAACTCGAGGCGATGAGCGACGATCCAGTCTTCGGAGATCTGCGGTTTCAGGAAGTCGCCGTGGAGTACGAACTGATCGACGTCTATACCGGCACAGAGCCCGCGGTCACGGTTCTGGTCGAGCGGCCGCCCGGCGAGCAAGAGCCGGCGGGGTTCGCTGATACCGTCCGCGAACGACTCGAAGATGCGACCGGTGGCGATCTCACGGTCACGGTCGAGCTGGTCGACACGCGACGGAGCGGTTGA
- a CDS encoding ThuA domain-containing protein — MADVTIWNEFRHEREDDDAAAVYPDGIHETIAEGLGDAHEIHTATLDEPDHGLDEGRLERTDVLIWWGHTAHDEVATDIVDRVHARVLDGMGLIVLHSAHYSRVFKRLMGTTCSLQWREDGRAERLWVVDPGHPIVDGLDESIELPETEMYGEPFDVPEPDRLVFVSWFEGGEVFRSGCCYRRGNGRIFYFRPGHETYPIFENDAVRRVLKNAVDWAASPGGSPRSFGERD, encoded by the coding sequence ATGGCCGACGTCACGATCTGGAACGAATTCCGACACGAACGCGAAGACGACGACGCTGCAGCGGTTTATCCGGACGGAATCCACGAAACCATCGCTGAGGGGCTCGGTGATGCTCACGAGATCCATACTGCGACGCTCGACGAACCCGATCACGGCCTCGACGAGGGCCGCCTCGAGCGAACCGACGTGCTGATCTGGTGGGGTCATACGGCCCACGACGAGGTCGCAACGGATATCGTCGATCGGGTCCACGCGCGGGTCCTCGACGGAATGGGACTGATCGTCCTCCACTCGGCTCACTACTCGAGGGTGTTCAAGCGGCTGATGGGGACCACCTGTAGCCTCCAGTGGCGCGAAGATGGAAGGGCGGAACGACTGTGGGTCGTCGATCCGGGACATCCGATCGTCGACGGACTCGACGAATCGATCGAACTCCCCGAGACGGAGATGTACGGCGAGCCCTTCGACGTCCCCGAACCGGATCGGCTCGTGTTCGTCAGTTGGTTTGAAGGCGGCGAGGTGTTCCGAAGCGGCTGTTGTTACCGGCGAGGGAACGGCCGAATATTCTACTTTCGGCCGGGCCACGAGACCTATCCCATCTTCGAGAACGACGCCGTTCGACGGGTGCTCAAAAACGCGGTCGACTGGGCAGCGTCGCCGGGGGGATCACCGCGGTCGTTCGGAGAACGGGACTGA
- a CDS encoding Gfo/Idh/MocA family protein encodes MNRGAIGIGIVGLGGMGTLHARSLSDLGAEIVAGADLVESKREQFETEFDATTYETHEGLVVDGDVDAVVVTTPNRFHEPITVDALEAGCDVLVEKPLAHTLESAERIVATAAAAEGFCMVGFHNRHAASMAIFDEYDARGRFGELTHVEANYVRRRGIPGPGSWFTDPDLAGGGALLDIGVHALDLALYALDFPEITEVSGVTRTTFGTRETYADPDGFGDNWDAQAETYEVDDSVSAFIRFADGQTISLESAWATNREESMEFRVRGTEAGAKFDIGGTELNIIEASTAGCDHYADVHLEGDPTVTGHVTQDEAFLDAIAAGGEPETNTVDEALVVQRVIDAIYRSSETGRTVQFDDSFPESERTTTPKSLTD; translated from the coding sequence ATGAACCGCGGAGCGATCGGGATCGGCATCGTCGGCCTCGGTGGGATGGGGACGCTTCACGCACGGAGTCTGTCTGATCTCGGTGCAGAGATCGTTGCGGGCGCAGATCTCGTCGAATCGAAGCGAGAGCAGTTCGAAACCGAGTTCGACGCGACGACGTACGAGACGCACGAGGGGCTCGTCGTCGACGGGGACGTCGACGCGGTCGTCGTCACCACGCCGAATCGTTTTCACGAGCCGATCACCGTCGACGCACTCGAGGCAGGCTGTGACGTGCTCGTCGAGAAGCCACTCGCACACACGCTCGAGAGTGCAGAGCGGATCGTGGCGACGGCAGCGGCCGCGGAGGGGTTCTGTATGGTCGGCTTTCACAACCGCCACGCCGCATCGATGGCGATATTCGACGAGTACGATGCCCGCGGTCGCTTCGGTGAACTCACCCACGTCGAGGCGAACTACGTCCGTCGGCGCGGGATTCCCGGTCCCGGCTCCTGGTTTACCGATCCGGATCTCGCCGGCGGCGGTGCGTTGCTCGATATCGGCGTCCACGCGCTCGATCTCGCACTCTATGCGCTCGACTTTCCCGAAATCACCGAAGTTTCCGGCGTCACCAGGACCACGTTCGGAACCCGCGAAACGTACGCCGATCCGGACGGCTTCGGGGACAACTGGGACGCTCAGGCGGAAACCTACGAGGTCGACGATTCCGTCAGTGCCTTCATCCGATTCGCTGACGGGCAGACGATCTCGCTCGAGTCTGCCTGGGCGACCAACCGAGAAGAGAGCATGGAGTTCAGAGTCCGGGGAACCGAGGCCGGGGCGAAGTTCGACATCGGCGGGACGGAACTGAACATAATCGAAGCCAGCACGGCGGGCTGTGACCACTACGCCGACGTTCACCTCGAGGGAGATCCGACGGTCACCGGGCACGTCACACAGGACGAGGCGTTCCTCGACGCGATCGCGGCGGGTGGCGAACCGGAGACGAACACGGTCGACGAAGCGCTCGTCGTCCAGCGCGTCATCGATGCGATCTATCGCTCGAGCGAAACCGGCCGAACCGTCCAGTTCGACGACTCGTTCCCCGAGTCCGAGCGAACGACGACGCCCAAATCGTTGACCGATTGA